A single region of the Lysinibacillus sp. B2A1 genome encodes:
- a CDS encoding molecular chaperone DnaJ produces MEKRDYYEVLGLTKSASKDDIKKAYRKLSKQYHPDLNKEPGADEKFKEIAEAYEVLSDDQKKARYDQFGHEDPNAGFGGGFGGGGGFGGFEDIFSSFFGGGGRRQDPNAPRKGDDLQYRMNIKFEEAIFGKETEIEIPKDETCDTCHGSGAKAGTNPETCSTCNGAGQVNQAVDTPFGRMMNRRTCSTCHGTGKIIKEKCSTCRGEGKVQKRKKIKVTIPAGVDDGQQIRVSGQGEPGINGGPAGDLYIMFRVQGHNEFERDGDDIYYELKLTFPQASLGDEIEVPTVHGKVKLRIPSGTQSGAQFRLKDKGVKNVHGYGTGNQYVTVKVVTPEKLTERQKQLLREFAEISGDIPEEQGSSLFDKIKKKFQGE; encoded by the coding sequence ATGGAAAAACGCGATTACTACGAGGTGCTTGGTTTAACCAAATCTGCTTCAAAAGATGATATTAAAAAAGCATATCGTAAATTATCAAAACAATATCACCCTGATTTAAATAAAGAGCCAGGTGCTGATGAAAAATTCAAAGAAATCGCTGAAGCTTATGAAGTGCTGAGTGATGATCAGAAGAAAGCTCGCTACGATCAATTTGGTCATGAGGATCCAAATGCAGGCTTTGGTGGTGGCTTTGGAGGAGGAGGCGGCTTTGGCGGCTTCGAGGATATTTTCAGTTCGTTCTTTGGTGGCGGTGGTCGCCGTCAGGACCCGAATGCACCACGCAAGGGTGATGATTTACAATATCGTATGAATATTAAATTTGAGGAAGCGATTTTCGGGAAAGAAACAGAAATCGAAATTCCAAAGGATGAAACCTGCGATACTTGCCATGGTTCAGGTGCAAAAGCAGGTACTAATCCAGAAACATGTTCAACATGTAATGGTGCTGGTCAAGTAAATCAAGCAGTGGATACTCCATTTGGCCGTATGATGAATCGTCGTACTTGTTCAACATGTCATGGTACAGGTAAAATCATTAAAGAAAAATGTTCAACATGTCGTGGTGAAGGAAAAGTTCAAAAACGTAAGAAAATTAAAGTAACAATTCCGGCAGGGGTTGACGATGGCCAACAAATTCGTGTATCTGGTCAGGGTGAGCCAGGTATAAATGGAGGACCAGCAGGAGATTTATATATAATGTTCCGTGTGCAGGGGCATAATGAGTTTGAACGTGATGGCGACGATATTTATTATGAACTTAAGCTAACGTTCCCTCAAGCATCTCTTGGTGATGAAATTGAAGTACCAACTGTTCATGGAAAAGTAAAATTACGAATCCCATCAGGGACACAATCAGGTGCTCAATTCCGTCTTAAAGATAAAGGTGTAAAAAATGTACATGGCTATGGTACTGGTAATCAATATGTCACTGTAAAAGTGGTTACACCAGAAAAATTAACAGAAAGACAAAAACAGCTACTACGCGAATTTGCTGAAATTAGTGGTGATATTCCTGAGGAACAAGGAAGCTCACTATTTGATAAAATCAAGAAAAAATTCCAAGGCGAATAA
- a CDS encoding molecular chaperone DnaK: protein MSKIIGIDLGTTNSCVSVLEGGEPKVIPNPEGNRTTPSVVAFKNGERQVGEVAKRQSVTNPNTIISIKSKMGTAEKVTVEDKDYTPQEVSAMILQYLKGYAEDYLGEKVTKAVITVPAYFNDAQRQATKDAGKIAGLEVERIINEPTAAALAYGLDKQDQDQKVLVFDLGGGTFDVSILELGDGVFEVLATAGDNKLGGDDFDDVIIDYLVAEFKKENGIDLSKDKMAMQRLKDAAEKAKKDLSGVTSTQISLPFITAGEAGPLHLEISLTRAKFDEITLPLVNRTVGPVRQALSDAGLSTTEIDQVILVGGSTRIPAVQEAVRKETGKEPHRGVNPDEVVAMGAAVQGGVLTGDVKDVVLLDVTPLSLGIETMGGVFTKLIDRNTTIPTSKSQVFSTAADNQPAVDIHVLQGERSMAADNKTLGRFQLADIPPAPRGIPQIEVTFDIDKNGIVSVKAKDLGTNKEQTIVIQSDSGLSEEDIERMVKDAEANAEADAKRKEEADLRNEADQLVFQVDKTIADLGEQITEDEKKSVEDARDELKKALEAGELEGIKSAKEKLEGVLQPLVMKVYEQAAAAAQAAQGGEAGADAGAGKKDDGIVDADFEEVKDDK, encoded by the coding sequence ATGAGCAAAATTATCGGTATTGACTTAGGAACAACAAACTCTTGTGTTTCTGTACTTGAAGGTGGAGAACCAAAAGTAATTCCAAATCCAGAAGGCAATCGTACAACACCATCTGTTGTTGCATTTAAAAACGGTGAACGTCAAGTTGGTGAAGTAGCAAAACGTCAATCAGTAACAAACCCGAACACAATTATTTCTATTAAATCAAAAATGGGTACAGCTGAAAAAGTAACAGTGGAAGATAAAGACTACACGCCACAAGAAGTATCTGCAATGATTCTTCAATACTTAAAAGGCTATGCAGAAGACTACTTAGGGGAAAAAGTAACAAAAGCAGTTATTACAGTTCCTGCTTACTTTAATGATGCACAACGTCAAGCAACAAAAGATGCTGGTAAAATCGCAGGTCTTGAAGTAGAGCGTATTATCAACGAGCCAACTGCTGCTGCACTTGCGTATGGTTTAGACAAGCAAGACCAAGATCAAAAAGTTTTAGTATTTGACCTTGGTGGTGGTACATTTGACGTTTCTATTCTTGAATTAGGTGATGGTGTATTCGAAGTATTAGCAACAGCTGGTGATAACAAACTAGGTGGGGACGATTTCGATGATGTGATTATCGATTATCTAGTAGCTGAATTCAAAAAAGAAAATGGCATTGACTTATCAAAAGATAAAATGGCGATGCAACGCTTAAAAGATGCAGCAGAAAAAGCGAAAAAAGATTTATCTGGTGTAACTTCAACACAAATTTCTTTACCATTCATTACAGCAGGCGAAGCAGGTCCATTACACTTAGAAATTTCTTTAACACGTGCAAAATTTGACGAAATTACATTACCATTAGTAAATCGTACAGTTGGTCCAGTACGTCAAGCATTATCTGATGCAGGTCTTTCAACAACTGAAATTGACCAAGTTATTTTAGTTGGTGGTTCTACTCGTATTCCGGCAGTACAAGAGGCAGTACGTAAAGAAACTGGTAAAGAGCCTCACCGTGGAGTAAACCCTGATGAAGTTGTTGCGATGGGTGCTGCTGTACAAGGTGGCGTATTAACTGGTGATGTGAAAGACGTTGTTTTACTTGACGTAACACCACTATCACTTGGTATTGAAACAATGGGTGGCGTGTTCACAAAATTAATTGACCGTAACACAACAATTCCAACATCTAAATCACAAGTATTCTCTACAGCAGCTGACAATCAACCAGCAGTAGATATTCACGTACTACAAGGTGAACGTTCAATGGCAGCAGACAATAAAACATTAGGTCGCTTCCAATTAGCAGATATTCCACCAGCACCACGTGGTATTCCACAAATCGAAGTAACATTCGATATTGATAAAAACGGTATCGTATCTGTTAAAGCGAAAGATCTTGGTACAAACAAAGAACAAACAATTGTAATCCAATCTGATTCTGGTCTATCTGAGGAAGATATTGAACGCATGGTAAAAGATGCTGAAGCAAATGCTGAGGCAGATGCTAAACGTAAAGAAGAAGCAGATCTTCGTAACGAGGCAGATCAACTAGTGTTCCAAGTAGATAAAACAATTGCTGACTTAGGTGAGCAAATTACAGAAGACGAGAAAAAATCTGTTGAAGATGCTCGTGATGAACTGAAAAAAGCGCTTGAAGCAGGCGAATTAGAAGGCATTAAATCTGCTAAAGAAAAACTAGAAGGCGTTTTACAGCCATTAGTAATGAAAGTATATGAACAAGCTGCAGCAGCTGCTCAAGCAGCTCAAGGTGGCGAAGCAGGTGCAGATGCTGGTGCTGGTAAAAAAGATGACGGTATCGTAGACGCTGACTTTGAAGAAGTGAAAGACGATAAATAA